Genomic window (Cucumis sativus cultivar 9930 chromosome 2, Cucumber_9930_V3, whole genome shotgun sequence):
GAGGATTCCAAACAACTAGTTATATAATTCGAAGGCAAATTAGGGAACAAAGTTACTGAGTTCTTGGAATACATTGACAACTTGGTTGGTTTGGAATGCGCTGAAGACTCGTCCGCTTCAACCTCCGATCTGTTATAGGGTTGGCCAGTTTTGTTACCATAGAAAAAAGGTTGTTGTAAAGGGTCGATGGATAGCAGAGCCTTGCTGTACAGATTTGACAGATTTGGGTTGCTGTCTGGAGGGCATAGGCCGCACGTGGGGCTGCGGCTTGCTGGAAGGCTAACGACTGTTGGGAATGCCGATGACGTGTAGAGGAGATTGGGCTGGGCGGTTAGTTGAAACGGCGACGGCGTGTGGGCCCACGCGCCTGACAGGGGCAACGCTTGATGTAGTTTCTGGTCGGACGGTGGTGGGTACGGCAGTGAGGTTGGTCCCATTGTGTAGATCGATGGTTTTTGAAGCTGTTGGAGTAGTTTTTACATGGTGGCGGCGATCCCGACGGCTGTAGAAGCTTCTGGTTCAGTCTGGGTTTTAGACTATTTTCTAGGGTTTCATTATTGtttggctctgataccatattaaaagCTATAAACACGAAAAACTAGGCTTAcatggaaacccgagtaccgggagGAAAACCATGatatagttattttattattttctgatgaaTGAATACAATAGCTACAAAGCGGAAGAATAAATTGAATACACcaaggaataaaaaaggaaaagatataGGAAATATGGTAAATCTTCCCgtaatctttccataaattCTCCGAGGGCCAagcccactaattctaacaaGAACTTGAATATTATTGTGACTTGTGACGTTGGATCATTAGTTATCTTATCAATTGCCTTTTTCATGAATTGTATGGTTGTCATTTTGAtggttttaaagaaaatatttcacaATAAGCAtatgaacaacatatatttatttctataaagaaaaagatatgaGTCCTTGACGTTTTGTGTCTTACTTTTTTGTAAATTGACGTGTTGCTATGTCAGTGTGATATCGTATTCGTATTGCGTGTCAGTGCTTGTGCTTCTTAGCCAAGACCTATGCCTAGATAGTTTTGTCAAGTTTAAAGGATTCCAAATTAGTACAGCAAGAGAATCCAATCGATGAGAAGATCAATTTTGTGAGGCATGGTTTGTTCTAGGTTAGAAAGGTCAATGAAGTGGTTTCCTTGGACTTTAACCATTTGTTGGTTGTATCCAAATTATTTTCACCCAATATATCTTTTTTGGAAAGTTCTGCTTGAAAGTAACTAAAGAACATTTCACAATATTAAGCTTCCCTTTGAAGTGTCTATTTAGACACACCAATATACAATTTTAGAATtctctctttatttaattattaataatagatcttcaaaagaaaaatactatttAGAATTATCTACTCATTTTCacagaaataaatatattgatacTTAGGTAATAGATTTCATTTCTTCTGACTGTTTTGTATGTAAAAATAAGGGATGCCGGACTGCCGAACTACAATTTAAGCTCTATGTTCATTCTTTTGCAGATGATGGACAAGATGTAGATGGCTTGCCTAATGAGGGTGTAGAGATCACTTGCTTTCATATGGTAATGCCTAATTTAAggatttaattataataatggGCCTGGACTTCTCTTGAATGTCTCTTTTTTTGTagcatatttttttgttccttaTTGGTTTTAGAATCTGTTTATATTGTCACTGAAACATCAAATTGATGACATTTCAGTAAACAGGTAGTAGTGTCAAtaacttctttctttctaatagGTTCGTATTTTCATTCATAGCACTCAATGTTTCATCTTGGTTTTGTATTTTAACCTGGGCTTCCATTGGTCTTCTTCATTTGATGTAGTAGATATTGTGCCATAAATTTCTTATGAGCAGCACCTCCCAACCCCCTAAAGATAAAGAAACAAGAACCGAAGTTGATACTTGGGATAGGAAGCATTTTGTAACCTTTGCCTTGACGATGTTCTAAtcctttattctttttcaagttCTGGTAAacgaataatatatattccaaGAATAGAGCATGCCTATGTGGTTACAGTATCTTCATATTGCTTTTTAGTTGATTGTCTATTCTACAAAATACATCttgcaacttttttaaaaaaaagttatttccTTTACCTTGtgatatataaaaatcaagACAACCATTCTATGGATAATAACATACGTTTATGTTATGATGTGAACATTATTTCTCTAGATAGCTGAAGTTCCTCAGCAGGTCTCCTCTGTTTCAGATGGTTGAAATTTGTGATTTTATTGCCTCATGATTGCTACACTTTTTGTGGGGTTGTAGGATGGAGCACATTACATGATTTATACGCCATCTGATCCACTTCTTTTTGTTGCTATCAAGGTACCTATGAGTTAGCTATACACTGTGCGATATTATACTTCAACTAAAGCACTGATATTTTGATTAGGATCTCCCTTTAAACACtatgttggtgatatataattaaatttgtcttcaaccaccagctcaagcttttgggtgaattggtagtttaatatggtatcagagcaagaggtcctatgttcaagcctctgcattgtcgtttcctctCCAATTAAAATCGATTTctacttgttgggcctttcaaatatttcaagctcacaagtgaggagagtgttagttgttgattttatggaattaatctatatttcattaattacttaatagagatacaagcctatatataaccatagagaaatacacttaaggaaataatatcaaataatatctccagaataatatctcctaagaataatatctcctaagaataatatctcctaagaataatctaattatattaatattagtgatgtataattaaatttgtcttcaatcaccaacttaagcttttgggtgaattgatggtttaatatggtatcttAGTAAGTGGTCTAGGAAGGTCCTGTGTTGAAGCCCCTGCATTGTCATTTCctcaattaaaatcaattttcacttgttaaatttgtcttcaaccGCCcgcttaagcttttgggtgaattggtaGTTTAATACACTAAAATGTTAAATCTAGGGTGCTGGGTATCATTTTTCCGATTGTTAGGTGGCTGGTGCTTCTATTGAGCAATGATTAATCAAGTGTATCTACTCATTTGTTTATGCAGGACAAGCTTGGTCAACTAACAATTGCTGATGATGTAAGACATGTCTTACGTTTTATGAACACTTTCTTGGAagttcttttaaaatcaaattagaaacTACTGCATATGGTCGGTGTGGTTTATACATCTTTATTGAAGAACAGCtatgttttttgttattgtgaTTGGTAAAAGGTAGCTTCAAGGTTGGGTGATTCTTATCAAAGAACAATGATTTCTAGTTTAAGAAATGAATagatttataataattgaacACGTATAAATTTGTAGATCATATAAATTTGTAGATCATATTTGGTGAATGAATGCTCAAGGGTTGAGGTAAAAGTGGGAACAGGGAAAGAGTAAATGACCAATTGACAATTCATTTAACTGACTTTACTGAATATTGTGAAAACAGGAGCTGTTGGAGGACCCAGCAATTATAAGTGCCATTGACGAAGAGACTGAATTTAATGCACTGGTGGTATGTGATTTAGTGTAAGAATTCAGATGTTTCTAACGTAATGTAATGGCTTCTTTTGTTATATCTTCAGGAGGAGGAGGCTGCTCTTCTAGAATCAGTTTTAGGGAAAGAATAGCCCAACACAAGCTGCACAGCTTTAGTTTGGAGAACACTACACTAGGTAGAgcattttgtaatatatgttaaattgGGTTTAGAAGTGCATGTTCTTCCTTTACTTCGCCTCATTTGAGTTTCTCGCTGTTGGGGGAAACACATCAGTTGTTGAGGACTCTATCTAATAAAAGCTCAGGGCTgccatttcattttcatatgggataatttataacatttttcctAAATCGTTAAAGTCATTTCAACAAATGGTAAAGTAATAATACCCACTTCAAAAATGTGTTCTTTCCTTTCACCacacgttttttttttaaaaatctagaaTAGCTTCAGCTTAGCAATggtactttttattttttttatgagttCAACCATATATAGAAATCAAGATTCATATCAATCACATTTTTGTCATGATTGTTAAGACAGCCTGCAACTTtcaagaattgaaaattagcTCTATGAGCACATCAATGATAGAAAGAGTTGAGATCAATAACAACTCAACTACTCAAAATTCATGTGTTGCCCAAGTCATAGAACAACCACTAAACAGACACTCAAAGGAAGCCGAATAAACCAATAAAATGCATAGTAGGCCAACACCCCAAAAGACGTTAGCAACTTTGAACAGAAATAAGCTCTACATTCTAAGTTCTCTCTTCTCCCTGATCCAGCTTTTTCCTCCGAGCGGCCTCCTCCTTTTGTCTCTGGATCAGCTCCAGCTCACGATATCGTTCTTCTTCCTTCCGCTGCAGCTCCAGAGCTTCTCTTTGCTGAGCTTCTTCTACCCTTCTCCTATTCTCCTCTAGCATTCTATCTagctcttctctctcttttcggGCTTGTTCCTGAAAATGTTGGCAATCAATAAGATCATAGGTAAATTTGAcagaaaaaataagagaaaatctTCACAAAAGAGGGTgtttataaacattaatattCGGATTCCAATCCATCACTGAACTTCTTAAAAAGTAATGGTGCTTGCACTAAATATACTATGTTTTAGACATGATATGATTAATCACtgaaaattcaaccaaatctAACTAAAACTATTCAACTGGCCTTTCTTTCCAATAAATTAGTGTCCATAGACCATAATCACTTTCTAAGATTCAGCGATTCGCATTCCTCTCCACACACTTGGACTGAGAATCAGTACATGTGCCAGCATACCACTGATTATTCCTGTGACACCAGGCCTAGTCCCACTAACAATGGCCAGTAATAATTACGAAGGGCCTACACGGAAACATCGCTATCCCaaataaaaaagcaataaGGTGCCCTTTTCATATCAAATGACTTCAAGTAAAGGGTCTTAACTATTTAAAGAAGTATAAGCATAAAGTACTGGAGGAAGTAGTCAGAGATTCGGTGATAAATGGAAGGTcagaattttttaaagaacttgtattttaaaatctttagtGAAGCAAACAATCCTATAGAATTTCAATTTGGATATTGTGTGATCACAAAACAATTCCTTGCATTTACTCTCTGCTGAACAACAGCCGCTCGTGACAATGTTTCACCCAATATCAAACCCCTTTAGGCAAATTACAtttcttgaacaaaaatgcgagaaaaaatttattaaagtgGCTCTCATAAGCTACAAGTGTACGTTGAGACATAAGATTGTAAGTAGaagttagaagaaaatatcaaatgcTCAAATAGACATAATGTAAATGACTAGCAGCAGCAAACAACATCCGCAAACTTTTGATGCGAAGTAATTGCTCTACTATACATGTGATGGCTATCAATGTGTTTTGGAGTTAACATAACCACAAATGTAGCAAAAAGTCTAGGAAAGAAAATACTTACTTCTTTCTGTCTTGCAGCAGTAAGAGCGGCTTCTTTCTCTTTAGCAAGTTGCAAATCAACAGcatcaaataatttcttgCGTCCTTCCTCTACTCGCCTCTCTATTTCTAATCTAGTTTCTTCAGATTTTAAGATTTCTTGAACATTCTTCTGAATCAATTCTTCCAGTCTCCTagcttcatcttcttctaacTTCTTCAACTCTGCTTCACGCCTGAAAGAAAGGCGGGTTAAATGCCCATCATAGAGCCAACATCTCATTCAGGAGGTcagaaacaacaaaatcaagAGACCAAAATCCAAAGTTTGTCACTTCTACCTATCTTCATCCATATTGCTGTACGTAAATGATTTGCACTCATTCAGCGCATAAAATTGTACTAAACTATTATAGGCTTAGAGCCCAAGAAGTTGGTATGTTTAACATTGCACCAATAGCTAGGCCAAGAAGACACTCAAAGATTACAGCCAAGacaattaaaacaaagaaTCAAATGCACAAGGAATTACGGTGGTTCGGGGACCCGGCAGCTTGGAAGTTTTATTAATGCAGGAGGAATACAAGATGATCGTCCAAATCAGAAccaagaaataaaagaaagaaagcgtCAAAATTCCTCTCTAATTGCACCAGATTCCTGTTTATTATTCTGTTAGAGAGCCAACTACCGTAAGTTAActcatattttgtttgtttcaacTGCTTATATAAACCATGTTTTGTCATATTCAAGACAGTTTTCAAGTATTTCAATATGTAACCGCCTACGGTATGAATCTAAGAAGCAATTCGAATTTAGAATTAAGACAGCCCAACTGGGATATGAATTTAAGACAAAGAAATGGAGGAAgtacctttttttctcttcttcctctttcttaaGCTTGTCTATGGAATTTTTGCGATCAGTGGATGCAGGGCTAGGACTGGAAGTAGGGGATTTGGAGGAAGGGGATAAGGAGAAAGACCTAGTTCTGCGTCTGCGGCGTCTTCGTGGAGTGGGAGAGCGAGTTCGACGACGACGGTAGGATGGAGAAGGAGTTCGGCGACGGCGGAGAGAGGTTGAACGGCTTCTTCTCCTGTAAGaagattgagaaaaagatTATGGAAAAGCGtagaggagaagaaaaggatgAATTTGTGAGTGATGATGAAAACCTGGAATGAGAATTGGAGTAATAGGGAGAAGGAGTTCGGTCCCTTCTGCTTCTCCGACTATGGCGATGAGAACTGGAACGGTGAGTGTACGACGGAGACCTTGAAACACTTCtccccataactttaaattgaattaaaggGAAGGAGAAGAACGAACCCTATGGTCgaattaaaattcatattccCAACTTCATCACCTTGAGGAATAAGGATCGcctaaattacaaatacatGTTTAACAAAGAATTGATTGGggttaagattttaaaatatcaaacaattatcaatccatacttttatttttttaaaattaaatctattttcttctaatacTTACCCTAGTTTTCATCTTTCGTTAAGTAATAgtattcaaatttctaaaacaaacCAATTTTCTAAAgccttttcaaaattcaaatttttaaaaataaaacaatttagagATTAAAAGAGTGTTTTTATAGggctactttttaaaaacaaaaactaaatggtTACTTTTTAGTATTGGATTGAATTAACTCAGTCCATTTAATTCATCCAGGAGAATTTGTTTTcctatcaatattttcatggTTATCCCTGAAATAGTACTAGAACGCACTTGCTACATTTCAAGTGTGATAGTTGGAACTTACACTCTTGCCATTCTTGAACTACAACCTAAAGCAATGGAAAGATGCCTTAAACCTTGATCTACACATGACAAAATATAACTCAAAAGACTTCTCATTCATACAGTTCACAATGCAATTAAGTATGTACTTTTTCCTCCAAAAATAACTGAAACAAGTTTTGAAAGGAAATACAAACAAGTATTGTATATGTTAAAACAGCAACTGCTACTTTTAGCAGCCTTAAAAGCTCACAACATCTATATATTGTATCCTAAAGCTCTTGCCATCACAATTCACAATCAAATGGTCATCtgctctattttttttcagaGACGAACAACACAGTGACAGAGCTAATCAGTCCTAAGTTTCCACCTGCATGCTCCCAACAACCTTATACACAGAGATTCAGAGTAAAATATGACTTTTCCTAAGAGCTTAGCTTCAAAATTGATGAATGACAatggtttctttctttttctatctgGCTTTAGACAATTGTATGGCTTCTTGATCATGACTTGATTCCTCACCCCAAACAAACTGGTGACACAAGAGGGACACTTCCTGATCTCTTACCTCTTCGAGCTGCATCCACTCTGCCCACCTATCTGCCAGTCCTTCTCCATGTAGCAGATTCACAACTTCAGCCATTGTCGGCCGGTCCTCTGGTGAACTTTGAGTGCAAAGCAGTGCCACCTGAACTATGTTTTCGACTTCTTTCTCGTTATAGCTCTTTAAGTTCTTGTCCACCACATCTTCAAGCCTATTCTCCCTCTGCAGCTTCTTTATCTGTTCAGTTCAGTAGTGTATAAACACACAATTCACATTATTTCAGCATATCACTAAAGGATTTCTCAATTAGACAATTATCTGGTAAGCTAAGGATGGTAAACGAAAATCTTACATGATCAAGTAGAAGAACATCTTCCTCCTCTTCGAGACGGGAGAAATCTATTGCTCGCTGGCCAGTAACAAGTTCAAGAAGGGTGATACCATATCCAAAAACATCTGTCTTTTCAGATGACTTTCCTGTGGACAGATATTCTGGGGCAATGTGACCCATCGTACCACGCACTTGAGTGGTAATATGAGTCACTTTAGTATCAACTAGCTTAGCCAGCCCAAAATCTCCAAGAACAGCTTCAAAGTCATCATCTAATAAGATATTCGCAGCCTTCAGATCGCGATGAATGATCTTAGGACTGCAGTGCTCGTGCAAATACTCCAAACCATGAGCTGCCCCAAAAGCAATTCGTTTCCTTGTGGCCCATTCCAAGCTTCTTTCTCCAGGTTTTAAATCTACAGCATTTTCAAATGGTCATGTTAATCTCCAAAGCTTGGTCAACCTATGAACAAATCAATTGATGAAAGAGAGAACGAATAGGTGTTAATTTTAAGTCAGCATTCATTATTCTCCTTTTTTATATGACAAAAACTATAcatcttttttgttgttggaacTTCTTTGTCTTGTagctattttgtttctattagaGACAACGACTTTCATATATCTCCACAATGGAATGACATTGTTCACTTTTGACAAAAACTCTCATGGTTATTTCACTCAAAATGTCTTGAACCATTGGAGATAGTTGTTCTTCCTTGTATATCCATATGACCGTTCTCTTATCTAGTTAATGTGAGACTTTGAGCGCACTTCCATCCATCTCTTTAGTTATATCGTTTTCATTAAACAAGAAAGTAACTtatttcaaaggaaaaaaagtatattctTGAGAACCAGTTTTTTGAACTCAAAGACTGGGGACCTAAgcatttcaacattttcatgTCAGGATGAGCTCTGGTGAgaagaattttctttgttttatggCCCTTGTTCCATTTTTattccaaaacaaacaaaaacagtCAGATTCACAACAAAAGCTTGCTGCAATTAAGGCCAACTGATGAAAAGAGCAAACAACCCAGGTAAAGCAAGAGAATGATTGATGTAATGTATTATGTAGGACGTTCAGCAATTTGTAAttcttaatttgaatttctttagtttctttattgttttagttcCTGGTAGTAGGCTTGAATCTTCTACAAATAGAGGGGTACATTTCTCTCCTCTATGATGGAAAAGTGTTTCAAGATTgcaataaaaatagaagaaaatagaactTATTACCTCTCAAGTGATGTGCCACACTAAGATTCTGCATGAATGGATAAACAAGGATTCTCTCAGATGTGGTTATGCAAAACCCGATCAACCGTAGGAGATTTCTATGCACCGCAACACTTATTAGTTCAACTTCTCCTAGGAATGCAGCCTTCCCGCCAGGACTATTGTAGTCTGTTAACCGTTTCACAGCCACCTTGGAGGCATCTGAGAGGATGCCTTTATATACTTTTCCAAAGCCTCCTTGGCCAATGATGTTCGCTTCATTAAAGTTAGCGGTAGCAAGTTGGATTTCCCGCAATGAAAATCTTCTGATTTGCCCAAAGCAAAGTTTACATTCATCTTCAtctaatataatatagatGATGTTATCTTACAAGACTTCATGCCAATAAGATGTTAACTCTTGTAAAAAATGAATCCTATAAGCATCCATCATTTTGATCATTCTTGACGTAGAATTTCTAGTGCTTTACTCCAggattatattgttttatccTTGATGGAAACGATAAACAAATGATGGTAGAAATATGAATTAGATGATAAGAGTTTTCCTTTCCCACCAGAGATTTCCATTGTCAAGCTCAATCGTAAGGGTGATGATTCAAACCTCTAATTTTCAAGTCAAAAGTACAATGGCTTAACTGATTAAACTATGGTCaagtttgacatttttatcAAAGAATTGTAACTTGAATTATTGGTAGAGTATGGTTTCATTGACCAAACTACTTCAATAGTATTGTCAATAAAATGGGAAACACATTTAAAATGATTGGAAAGTTAAGCAAAACTTTACCAGCAACATCAACAAACATAGAATCCTTAAGCTTATGCATGTAGAAGCATCTGTAAGCAAAGAAGGCACCAATCGATAGAAGTATGAAACCTCCACAACTTGCAGTACTTGCCACTACCCCAAACTTGTAATTCTTAGCAGAAGCTGTTAAAATACAAAGTTGAGGCTGTCCCTGAATAATTCATATGGTGCAATAATAGGACATAAAAAACCAACCTCGATGGGGAGATGTTGAAACACAAGGTTTATCCAACCTAAATCCACAAGGTAAACCAGTTCCTGAAAAGCTGAAAAATGTTTCCAATCTAAGTGATCATCTCGAACACATTGGATTGAGTGCTTGTAAGTTCTTCAACAGGGATTAGATTGATTTGGAAAATAGTTAAGCGTTTACTTCTACTGTAAAGCATCTGATTTCATTTTATACATGATACAAAGCCATTCTAGTTAGAAAAGTCAATACTTTAAGAGGTGAAAGTTTGCAATTCACTAGCATtccaacaaaaatcaaaagtaattATTGATGTACAACGCAACTTCACATTTTCATTAACAGATAGATAAGTTACCTGACACTGACTATTATAGTCTGCTTCCAATAATTCAAGcagaaaaaataatacattatcGTTAATTCTTAGAGATGAGATGAAAGAGGTTTTGAATGAGTATATTTACTTGAACATTGGAATTGAAAAGAACTGCGCTGGAACTTCTCCTGTTAAATTGTTATCTGAGAGATCCCTGCCACCAGCATTTTGGGGAAGCGTGTAAGAAAGTCAAAAGTCTGGTCAGCTAGTGActaataaattataagttttgtgGAAAATGGTTGAATTTAATTCCAATGACCCACAGAGGTTAATCAGTCCATTGGACATTCATGGGTTGATTTagaatgtttaaaaatgtctGATTACGCCCAACCCAActgaaatgtttaaaaattatatgctATATCtgtttcttatcaaaaaaaagaagaagaaagaattcaGTTATATGCTAAACCATTCCACGTAACTTTATAACTCAACCTCACATGACACTTTTCTGGTCGTCATCCTTTGATAATAATCCCCCCAGAATGTACTAAACCGAAATAACATGGACAATACgcaaaatcaacatttttttaagatttaagaaACCAAGGGAACAAACAGCCTTACAGATGTTTTAGACCGACAAGTCGACCCCACGCCACGGGTATAGGCCCATTGAAGTTATTATTACCAAGATTCAAATTCTGTAGGTGGGTCATGTTAGCTAGATAATCTGGTAGAACACCAGCTATATTATTGTTCTGCAAATCCCTGCATGAATTTAGTGCAAACATCACATTAACAAACTAGGTTTATAGGCTAACAACAATATGAGGGAAAGGGGTAATGATAATGCTCCAACCAAGGAATATTTACTTTTGGACGCAATGGAATGTTTaacttgataattttttatacttcACGAGAATTACTACAGttcataaatttatcaaaacagtaaattcatctttcttttattctgaaatgaaaattgaaattaaatatcaacATAATTACATCCTTATAATTTAAGATAGCGCATGGAAGATTGTTAGCAGTAACAGAATCATACCAGTGGTTTGATTATCAATATATCCGACCATAGTTACCAACAATGAAGTTCAGTGAAATAGTATCATTCCAAGAAGTAGAAATAGTTTAGGGAGAACTGGGAGCTAAGTTTCTCTACcatatgtttattttgttcttgaatGACTGCGTCACCAAATTTTCATATCTGTTTTTTACAGAATTGGTTTTGGTAAAAAGG
Coding sequences:
- the LOC101207603 gene encoding uncharacterized protein At1g10890, giving the protein MGRSVSRSPSYTHRSSSHRHSRRSRRDRTPSPYYSNSHSRRRSRSTSLRRRRTPSPSYRRRRTRSPTPRRRRRRRTRSFSLSPSSKSPTSSPSPASTDRKNSIDKLKKEEEEKKRREAELKKLEEDEARRLEELIQKNVQEILKSEETRLEIERRVEEGRKKLFDAVDLQLAKEKEAALTAARQKEEQARKEREELDRMLEENRRRVEEAQQREALELQRKEEERYRELELIQRQKEEAARRKKLDQGEERT
- the LOC101206877 gene encoding probable LRR receptor-like serine/threonine-protein kinase At5g63710 isoform X2 — protein: MIHSSLFAAFAASEAMPHSRDTPMFSMFCRWNPLRLIIQGLLLFSLLRLNYGSTDPDVEGEALVDLLGALNDSNHQITDWNYHLVSPCFSWSHITCRNGNVISLSLGSLGFSGSLSPSITKLKYLASLDLQNNNIAGVLPDYLANMTHLQNLNLGNNNFNGPIPVAWGRLVGLKHLDLSDNNLTGEVPAQFFSIPMFNFSGTGLPCGFRLDKPCVSTSPHRASAKNYKFGVVASTASCGGFILLSIGAFFAYRCFYMHKLKDSMFVDVADEDECKLCFGQIRRFSLREIQLATANFNEANIIGQGGFGKVYKGILSDASKVAVKRLTDYNSPGGKAAFLGEVELISVAVHRNLLRLIGFCITTSERILVYPFMQNLSVAHHLRDLKPGERSLEWATRKRIAFGAAHGLEYLHEHCSPKIIHRDLKAANILLDDDFEAVLGDFGLAKLVDTKVTHITTQVRGTMGHIAPEYLSTGKSSEKTDVFGYGITLLELVTGQRAIDFSRLEEEEDVLLLDHIKKLQRENRLEDVVDKNLKSYNEKEVENIVQVALLCTQSSPEDRPTMAEVVNLLHGEGLADRWAEWMQLEEVRDQEVSLLCHQFVWGEESSHDQEAIQLSKAR
- the LOC101206877 gene encoding probable LRR receptor-like serine/threonine-protein kinase At5g63710 isoform X1 codes for the protein MIHSSLFAAFAASEAMPHSKGDTPMFSMFCRWNPLRLIIQGLLLFSLLRLNYGSTDPDVEGEALVDLLGALNDSNHQITDWNYHLVSPCFSWSHITCRNGNVISLSLGSLGFSGSLSPSITKLKYLASLDLQNNNIAGVLPDYLANMTHLQNLNLGNNNFNGPIPVAWGRLVGLKHLDLSDNNLTGEVPAQFFSIPMFNFSGTGLPCGFRLDKPCVSTSPHRASAKNYKFGVVASTASCGGFILLSIGAFFAYRCFYMHKLKDSMFVDVADEDECKLCFGQIRRFSLREIQLATANFNEANIIGQGGFGKVYKGILSDASKVAVKRLTDYNSPGGKAAFLGEVELISVAVHRNLLRLIGFCITTSERILVYPFMQNLSVAHHLRDLKPGERSLEWATRKRIAFGAAHGLEYLHEHCSPKIIHRDLKAANILLDDDFEAVLGDFGLAKLVDTKVTHITTQVRGTMGHIAPEYLSTGKSSEKTDVFGYGITLLELVTGQRAIDFSRLEEEEDVLLLDHIKKLQRENRLEDVVDKNLKSYNEKEVENIVQVALLCTQSSPEDRPTMAEVVNLLHGEGLADRWAEWMQLEEVRDQEVSLLCHQFVWGEESSHDQEAIQLSKAR